The Doryrhamphus excisus isolate RoL2022-K1 chromosome 1, RoL_Dexc_1.0, whole genome shotgun sequence genome includes a window with the following:
- the hadh gene encoding hydroxyacyl-coenzyme A dehydrogenase, mitochondrial isoform X2 has translation MAFFTHQLCRGFSSSSFRSAAIKHVVIIGGGQMGAGIAQVAATTGHQVTLVDTSDTILKKSVKGMEASLKRVVKKKYADKPEAGEAFIQKALQNISISTDTPSAVQSTDLVLEAIVENLQIKQDLFAGLDKVAPKHTIFASNTSSLPIMDIASATTRLDRFGGLHFFNPVPMMKLVEVIRTSATSQETFDSLLSFGKALGKTTVSCKDTPGFIVNRLLVPYMMEAIRLHERGHGSKEDIDIAMKLGAGYPMGPFELLDYVGLDTAKFIMDGWSQMDPNNPLFGQSDLLNKLVAEGKFGKKTGEGFYKYK, from the exons ATGGCTTTCTTTACTCATCAACTGTGCAGAGGTTTCTCCTCCTCGTCTTTTAGGAGCGCCGCCATTAAACATGTTGTCATCATTGGAGGAGGACAAATGGGTGCCGGAATCGCTCAG GTTGCCGCAACCACAGGCCACCAAGTGACGCTGGTAGACACATCTGACACCATTTTGAAGAAGTCGGTGAAAGGCATGGAGGCCAGCTTGAAGAGAGTGGTGAAGAAGAAGTACGCCGATAAGCCAGAG GCCGGTGAGGCCTTCATCCAGAAGGCTCTCCAGAATATCTCCATCTCCACAGACACCCCCTCTGCAGTCCAGAGCACGGATCTGGTGCTGGAGGCCATTGTGGAAAATCTTCAaatcaaacaggatcttttcgcCGGGCTCGACAAGGTGGCGCCGAA ACACACCATCTTTGCCAGTAACACGTCTTCGCTGCCCATCATGGACATCGCTAGCGCCACCACCAGGCTGGACCGCTTTGGCGGCCTGCACTTCTTCAACCCCGTCCCAATGATGAAGCTTGTTGAG GTCATCAGGACGTCTGCGACAAGCCAGGAGACGTTCGATTCCCTCCTGAGCTTCGGAAAAGCGCTGGGCAAGACCACCGTGTCCTGCAAG GATACACCAGGATTCATCGTCAACCGCCTCCTCGTCCCCTACATGATGGAGGCCATCCGTCTGCACGAGAGAG GTCACGGCTCCAAGGAAGACATCGACATTGCCATGAAGCTGGGCGCCGGTTATCCAATGGGACCCTTTGAACTGCTGGACTACGTTGGATTGGACACGGCCAAGTTCATCATGGACG GATGGAGCCAAATGGACCCCAACAACCCGCTCTTTGGCCAAAGCGACTTGCTCAACAAGTTGGTTGCTGAGGGTAAATTTGGCAAAAAGACTGGAGAAGGATTCTACAAGTACAAGTAA
- the hadh gene encoding hydroxyacyl-coenzyme A dehydrogenase, mitochondrial isoform X1, which translates to MAFFTHQLCRGFSSSSFRSAAIKHVVIIGGGQMGAGIAQVAATTGHQVTLVDTSDTILKKSVKGMEASLKRVVKKKYADKPEAGEAFIQKALQNISISTDTPSAVQSTDLVLEAIVENLQIKQDLFAGLDKVAPKHTIFASNTSSLPIMDIASATTRLDRFGGLHFFNPVPMMKLVEVIRTSATSQETFDSLLSFGKALGKTTVSCKDTPGFIVNRLLVPYMMEAIRLHERGTGRTRLLTILIFKSEKTKTPFSGHGSKEDIDIAMKLGAGYPMGPFELLDYVGLDTAKFIMDGWSQMDPNNPLFGQSDLLNKLVAEGKFGKKTGEGFYKYK; encoded by the exons ATGGCTTTCTTTACTCATCAACTGTGCAGAGGTTTCTCCTCCTCGTCTTTTAGGAGCGCCGCCATTAAACATGTTGTCATCATTGGAGGAGGACAAATGGGTGCCGGAATCGCTCAG GTTGCCGCAACCACAGGCCACCAAGTGACGCTGGTAGACACATCTGACACCATTTTGAAGAAGTCGGTGAAAGGCATGGAGGCCAGCTTGAAGAGAGTGGTGAAGAAGAAGTACGCCGATAAGCCAGAG GCCGGTGAGGCCTTCATCCAGAAGGCTCTCCAGAATATCTCCATCTCCACAGACACCCCCTCTGCAGTCCAGAGCACGGATCTGGTGCTGGAGGCCATTGTGGAAAATCTTCAaatcaaacaggatcttttcgcCGGGCTCGACAAGGTGGCGCCGAA ACACACCATCTTTGCCAGTAACACGTCTTCGCTGCCCATCATGGACATCGCTAGCGCCACCACCAGGCTGGACCGCTTTGGCGGCCTGCACTTCTTCAACCCCGTCCCAATGATGAAGCTTGTTGAG GTCATCAGGACGTCTGCGACAAGCCAGGAGACGTTCGATTCCCTCCTGAGCTTCGGAAAAGCGCTGGGCAAGACCACCGTGTCCTGCAAG GATACACCAGGATTCATCGTCAACCGCCTCCTCGTCCCCTACATGATGGAGGCCATCCGTCTGCACGAGAGAGGTACGGGACGGACCCGTTTATTGACAATATTGATCTTCAAAAGCGAGAAAACTAAGACTCCATTTTCAGGTCACGGCTCCAAGGAAGACATCGACATTGCCATGAAGCTGGGCGCCGGTTATCCAATGGGACCCTTTGAACTGCTGGACTACGTTGGATTGGACACGGCCAAGTTCATCATGGACG GATGGAGCCAAATGGACCCCAACAACCCGCTCTTTGGCCAAAGCGACTTGCTCAACAAGTTGGTTGCTGAGGGTAAATTTGGCAAAAAGACTGGAGAAGGATTCTACAAGTACAAGTAA
- the LOC131120228 gene encoding cytochrome P450 2U1 isoform X1 yields MLSLWSNSLPSEANIAAFIVLVIVYYLLQFHLKRRHLANLPPGPKPWPIVGNYGAFLIPSFIRRRFGKASNGAATTPVIGLTEQAAVYGNVFSLFVGSQLIVVLNGCDVIRDALLNHPEVFSDRPDIPTVTLMTKRKGIVFAPYGPVWRKHRKFCHASLRTFGLGKLSLEPCILQGLATVKSELLRLQEKKAAVDLTPLISNAVSNVICSLALGQRFHHDDRQFGALLALMMRGLELCVNSPAILINIFPLLYHLPFGVFKELRQVEGDITAFLKRIIAKHRDTLDPGNPRDLVDMYLVEMLAQRDAGVEDSSFSEDYLFYIIGDLFIAGTDTTTNSVLWVLLYMVVHPDVQKKVQTELDKVVGRHRVPSLTDRGCLPFTEATIMEVQRLTSVVPLGIPHMASKTTDFRGYTIPQGTVILPNLWSAHRDPTVWDDPDSFKPERFLDDHGKLVRKDCFMPFGIGRRVCMGEQLAKMELFLMVTSLLQAFTFRLPEGTPPPPMHGRFGLTLAPCPFSVSVSPRLEMTLGYRDSRNDVQDI; encoded by the exons ATGCTCTCACTTTGGAGCAACTCGCTGCCGTCAGAAGCAAATATTGCGGCTTTTATCGTCTTAGTCATTGTGTATTATTTACTTCAATTCCACCTCAAACGACGCCACCTAGCAAACCTCCCTCCCGGTCCGAAACCTTGGCCGATAGTGGGCAACTATGGCGCCTTTCTCATCCCGTCTTTTATTAGAAGGCGGTTCGGGAAGGCGTCGAACGGCGCTGCCACGACACCCGTGATCGGGTTAACGGAACAAGCCGCCGTGTACGGTAACGTCTTCAGCTTGTTTGTGGGCAGCCAACTGATTGTGGTGCTGAACGGCTGTGACGTCATCAGGGATGCCCTGCTCAACCACCCGGAAGTGTTCTCAGACAGGCCGGATATCCCTACGGTGACGCTCATGACCAAACGCAAAG GAATAGTCTTTGCACCATATGGACCAGTATGGAGAAAACATCGCAAGTTCTGCCACGCGTCACTGCGGACCTTCGGCCTGGGGAAGCTGAGTTTGGAGCCGTGCATCCTTCAAGGCTTGGCCACCGTCAAAAGTGAGCTGCTGCGACTACAAGAGAAGAAGGCTGCTGTGGACTTGACTCCGCTCATAAGCAACGCCGTCTCCAATGTAATTTGCTCCCTCGCCTTGGGACAACGCTTCCACCACGACGACCGCCAGTTCGGCGCCCTGCTGGCCCTAATGATGCGAGGCCTGGAGCTTTGTGTCAACAGCCCCGCCATCCTCATCAACATCTTCCCACTGCTTTACCACTTGCCCTTTGGAGTCTTCAAGGAGCTCCGCCAGGTGGAGGGCGACATCACGGCGTTCCTGAAGAGGATTATTGCCAAGCACCGGGACACGCTGGACCCAGGGAATCCTAGGGATCTTGTGGACATGTACTTAGTGGAGATGTTGGCTCAGAGGGATGCCGGAGTGGAGGACAGCAGCTTTAGTGAAGACTACCTCTTCTACATCATTGGAGATCTTTTTATAGCAGGCACTGACACAACCACCAACTCTGTCCTGTGGGTCCTCCTCTACATGGTCGTACATCCTGACGTCCAAA AGAAAGTCCAAACAGAGCTGGACAAGGTCGTGGGAAGACACCGTGTCCCATCTTTGACAGACAGGGGATGTTTGCCCTTCACAGAGGCCACCATCATGGAGGTCCAGCGGCTGACCTCTGTGGTTCCTCTGGGAATTCCACACATGGCGTCCAAGACCACAG ACTTCCGAGGTTACACCATTCCACAAGGAACAGTTATTTTGCCCAATCTGTGGTCCGCTCATCGAGACCCCACTGTTTGGGACGACCCTGACAGCTTCAAGCCGGAGCGCTTCCTGGATGACCACGGGAAGTTGGTCAGGAAAGATTGCTTCATGCCATTTGGGATCG GTCGCAGGGTGTGCATGGGGGAGCAGCTGGCCAAGATGGAGCTCTTCCTCATGGTCACCAGCTTACTGCAAGCCTTTACATTCAGACTCCCGGAGGGAACGCCGCCTCCTCCCATGCACGGACGCTTCGGACTGACACTGGCGCCATGCCCCTTTTCTGTGTCTGTGAGCCCTCGACTAGAGATGACGCTGGGATACCGAGACAGTCGTAATGATGTGCAGGACATTTAA
- the LOC131120228 gene encoding cytochrome P450 2U1 isoform X2: protein MLSLWSNSLPSEANIAAFIVLVIVYYLLQFHLKRRHLANLPPGPKPWPIVGNYGAFLIPSFIRRRFGKASNGAATTPVIGLTEQAAVYGNVFSLFVGSQLIVVLNGCDVIRDALLNHPEVFSDRPDIPTVTLMTKRKGIVFAPYGPVWRKHRKFCHASLRTFGLGKLSLEPCILQGLATVKSELLRLQEKKAAVDLTPLISNAVSNVICSLALGQRFHHDDRQFGALLALMMRGLELCVNSPAILINIFPLLYHLPFGVFKELRQVEGDITAFLKRIIAKHRDTLDPGNPRDLVDMYLVEMLAQRDAGVEDSSFSEDYLFYIIGDLFIAGTDTTTNSVLWVLLYMVVHPDVQKKVQTELDKVVGRHRVPSLTDRGCLPFTEATIMEVQRLTSVVPLGIPHMASKTTDFRGYTIPQGTVILPNLWSAHRDPTVWDDPDSFKPERFLDDHGKLVRKDCFMPFGIDRSQGVHGGAAGQDGALPHGHQLTASLYIQTPGGNAASSHARTLRTDTGAMPLFCVCEPSTRDDAGIPRQS, encoded by the exons ATGCTCTCACTTTGGAGCAACTCGCTGCCGTCAGAAGCAAATATTGCGGCTTTTATCGTCTTAGTCATTGTGTATTATTTACTTCAATTCCACCTCAAACGACGCCACCTAGCAAACCTCCCTCCCGGTCCGAAACCTTGGCCGATAGTGGGCAACTATGGCGCCTTTCTCATCCCGTCTTTTATTAGAAGGCGGTTCGGGAAGGCGTCGAACGGCGCTGCCACGACACCCGTGATCGGGTTAACGGAACAAGCCGCCGTGTACGGTAACGTCTTCAGCTTGTTTGTGGGCAGCCAACTGATTGTGGTGCTGAACGGCTGTGACGTCATCAGGGATGCCCTGCTCAACCACCCGGAAGTGTTCTCAGACAGGCCGGATATCCCTACGGTGACGCTCATGACCAAACGCAAAG GAATAGTCTTTGCACCATATGGACCAGTATGGAGAAAACATCGCAAGTTCTGCCACGCGTCACTGCGGACCTTCGGCCTGGGGAAGCTGAGTTTGGAGCCGTGCATCCTTCAAGGCTTGGCCACCGTCAAAAGTGAGCTGCTGCGACTACAAGAGAAGAAGGCTGCTGTGGACTTGACTCCGCTCATAAGCAACGCCGTCTCCAATGTAATTTGCTCCCTCGCCTTGGGACAACGCTTCCACCACGACGACCGCCAGTTCGGCGCCCTGCTGGCCCTAATGATGCGAGGCCTGGAGCTTTGTGTCAACAGCCCCGCCATCCTCATCAACATCTTCCCACTGCTTTACCACTTGCCCTTTGGAGTCTTCAAGGAGCTCCGCCAGGTGGAGGGCGACATCACGGCGTTCCTGAAGAGGATTATTGCCAAGCACCGGGACACGCTGGACCCAGGGAATCCTAGGGATCTTGTGGACATGTACTTAGTGGAGATGTTGGCTCAGAGGGATGCCGGAGTGGAGGACAGCAGCTTTAGTGAAGACTACCTCTTCTACATCATTGGAGATCTTTTTATAGCAGGCACTGACACAACCACCAACTCTGTCCTGTGGGTCCTCCTCTACATGGTCGTACATCCTGACGTCCAAA AGAAAGTCCAAACAGAGCTGGACAAGGTCGTGGGAAGACACCGTGTCCCATCTTTGACAGACAGGGGATGTTTGCCCTTCACAGAGGCCACCATCATGGAGGTCCAGCGGCTGACCTCTGTGGTTCCTCTGGGAATTCCACACATGGCGTCCAAGACCACAG ACTTCCGAGGTTACACCATTCCACAAGGAACAGTTATTTTGCCCAATCTGTGGTCCGCTCATCGAGACCCCACTGTTTGGGACGACCCTGACAGCTTCAAGCCGGAGCGCTTCCTGGATGACCACGGGAAGTTGGTCAGGAAAGATTGCTTCATGCCATTTGGGATCG acaGGTCGCAGGGTGTGCATGGGGGAGCAGCTGGCCAAGATGGAGCTCTTCCTCATGGTCACCAGCTTACTGCAAGCCTTTACATTCAGACTCCCGGAGGGAACGCCGCCTCCTCCCATGCACGGACGCTTCGGACTGACACTGGCGCCATGCCCCTTTTCTGTGTCTGTGAGCCCTCGACTAGAGATGACGCTGGGATACCGAGACAGTCGTAA